The proteins below are encoded in one region of Nitrospira sp.:
- a CDS encoding haloacid dehalogenase, translating to MKNRRSLIQSWTIGFVLLTGVGLADAADPLPSWNDGAAKTAIIRFVSRITTDGGPDFVPLAERIATFDNDGTLWAEQPMYFQFLFALDRVKALAPQHPEWKTKQPFASLLKGDLKGALAGGEKSLLHIVAATHSGITTVEFEHIVKQWLATAQHPRFKRPYTALAYQPMIELLDYFRANGFKTFIVSGGGVEFMRAFAEQVYGIPPEQVVGSTGKHRFEVRDGKPVLVKLPEVDFIDNKEGKPIGIQTFIGRQPIAAFGNSDGDLQMLQWTCSGSGARLCLLVHHTDADREWAYDRQSPIGRLDKGLDDAKGQGWAIVDMKHDWKRVFTFVD from the coding sequence ATGAAGAACCGTCGCTCGCTGATCCAGTCGTGGACAATAGGATTCGTATTGCTGACTGGAGTCGGCTTGGCTGACGCCGCAGACCCATTGCCATCTTGGAACGACGGCGCCGCGAAAACGGCGATCATCCGGTTTGTGTCCCGGATTACGACCGACGGGGGACCTGACTTCGTTCCGTTGGCGGAGCGCATCGCGACCTTCGACAACGACGGGACCCTATGGGCCGAGCAGCCGATGTATTTCCAATTTCTCTTCGCTCTCGATCGTGTCAAGGCGCTCGCGCCGCAGCATCCCGAGTGGAAAACCAAACAGCCGTTCGCCTCGCTCCTCAAAGGCGACCTCAAGGGAGCATTGGCGGGCGGGGAGAAGTCCTTGCTGCACATCGTCGCGGCGACACACTCCGGCATCACGACAGTGGAATTCGAGCACATCGTGAAGCAGTGGCTCGCCACCGCCCAACATCCGAGGTTCAAACGTCCTTATACGGCTCTCGCGTATCAGCCCATGATCGAGTTGCTCGACTACTTTCGGGCAAATGGCTTTAAAACCTTCATCGTCTCCGGAGGCGGCGTGGAGTTCATGCGCGCCTTCGCCGAACAGGTCTATGGGATTCCGCCCGAGCAAGTGGTCGGCAGTACCGGCAAGCACCGTTTCGAGGTGCGCGATGGGAAGCCCGTCCTCGTCAAATTGCCGGAGGTGGATTTCATTGACAACAAGGAAGGCAAGCCGATCGGTATTCAAACATTCATCGGGCGGCAGCCGATCGCCGCGTTCGGCAATTCGGACGGTGATCTGCAGATGCTCCAATGGACCTGTTCGGGATCTGGCGCCCGCTTATGTCTCCTCGTGCACCATACCGATGCCGATCGAGAATGGGCCTACGACCGACAGTCGCCGATCGGTCGACTCGACAAGGGGCTCGATGACGCGAAGGGGCAAGGGTGGGCCATTGTCGACATGAAGCACGATTGGAAGCGTGTGTTCACGTTCGTCGATTAA
- a CDS encoding membrane protein: MSVRLAGLLLLVWSAWGQGVALAHEVRPGLLQLTQVEPTRFDVLWKIPARGDRVLALRPVFSEHCRPVSTPLVRLANAAQVSRWAIDCDTGLLQGAEIRIEGLDATMVDVLVRINWSSGTVMSEILRPSDTSFRIGSGTAPTWGYLTLGVEHILFGIDHLLFVLGLVLLVPDMWQLVKTITAFTVAHSITLGLSTLGFMYVPQAPVEAVIALSIVFVASELARQNNAQLDVMARYPWIVAFIFGLLHGFGFAGALAEVGLPQTDIPLALLFFNIGVEIGQLGFVATVLGAAWMFHRVVGPAPLWVPRLAAYCIGSVSSFWVIERMVALFPSK, encoded by the coding sequence ATGAGCGTGCGCCTTGCTGGCCTGCTCCTCCTTGTCTGGTCGGCCTGGGGGCAGGGAGTTGCACTTGCTCATGAAGTACGACCGGGTCTGCTTCAATTGACCCAAGTTGAGCCGACTCGGTTCGACGTCTTATGGAAAATCCCGGCTCGTGGTGATCGTGTCTTGGCGCTTCGCCCCGTCTTTTCGGAGCACTGTCGACCGGTATCAACACCCCTCGTGCGTCTGGCCAATGCGGCCCAGGTCTCCCGTTGGGCGATTGATTGCGATACCGGCCTGTTGCAGGGTGCGGAGATCAGGATTGAGGGCCTGGATGCGACGATGGTCGATGTGTTGGTGCGAATCAACTGGAGTAGCGGCACGGTGATGTCGGAGATCCTGCGTCCCAGTGACACCTCTTTTCGGATCGGTTCTGGGACTGCTCCCACCTGGGGCTATCTCACGCTCGGCGTCGAACATATTCTGTTCGGGATCGATCATCTGCTGTTCGTGCTTGGGCTAGTGCTGCTCGTGCCCGACATGTGGCAGCTTGTGAAAACCATCACGGCCTTCACCGTTGCGCACAGTATCACGCTGGGATTATCGACACTGGGGTTTATGTACGTGCCTCAGGCTCCCGTCGAGGCCGTGATCGCGCTGAGCATCGTCTTTGTTGCGTCGGAGCTCGCGCGCCAGAACAATGCGCAGCTCGACGTGATGGCTCGATATCCCTGGATCGTGGCTTTCATATTCGGGCTGCTTCACGGATTCGGGTTTGCCGGCGCCCTGGCTGAAGTGGGATTGCCCCAGACCGACATCCCGCTGGCATTACTGTTCTTCAACATCGGTGTGGAAATCGGGCAACTGGGATTTGTGGCGACCGTGCTCGGAGCGGCCTGGATGTTCCATCGCGTGGTGGGTCCCGCACCACTGTGGGTCCCTCGATTGGCCGCCTACTGCATTGGCTCCGTGTCCTCGTTCTGGGTCATCGAGCGCATGGTGGCGCTGTTCCCATCGAAGTAG
- a CDS encoding membrane protein, whose translation MKGTASTVLKFMMAGYLSMALVPGGPSAHATDISREQARQIATEAYVYTYPLVLMDVTRRMSINVESGAHPGFGPMNQFSHMRTFPPGDFKEVVRPNFDTLYSIVWLDLSKEPVIVSAPDTQGRYYMLPMLDMWTDVIAVPGKRTSGTKAAHFAVTGPGWSGELPPGVTRIPSPTRYVWVIGRTQTNGPNDYENVHKVQEGYKATPLSEWGTSPQGVKAHVDPQVDMKTPPLIQVKKMSAKRYFTYAAELLKQHPPHATDGSIRLRLQRIGLEPGRDFDFDRLTPDIQEALAHGIQHALHLMQTEANHPRKTSNGWNIQTTVMGVYGNEYLQRAVVAMVGLGANPAEEAVYPMNVHDADGKPMVGGQRYVLHFANDQLPPVDAFWSLTMYDADGFPVPNPIERYAIGDRDPLQFNPDGSLDIHIQPGSPGKGKEANWLPSAKSGKLGLTMRLYMPGSKILTGHWLPPVVKRVE comes from the coding sequence ATGAAGGGAACAGCATCCACTGTGTTGAAATTCATGATGGCGGGGTATCTCTCGATGGCACTGGTGCCGGGCGGTCCGTCCGCCCACGCGACGGACATCTCGCGAGAGCAGGCGCGTCAGATTGCCACCGAGGCGTACGTGTACACCTACCCCTTGGTACTGATGGATGTCACGCGACGGATGTCGATCAACGTAGAGTCCGGGGCGCATCCAGGTTTCGGCCCGATGAATCAATTCAGCCACATGCGTACGTTCCCGCCCGGCGATTTCAAAGAGGTCGTGCGCCCTAACTTCGATACACTGTATTCCATCGTCTGGCTTGATCTCAGCAAAGAGCCCGTGATCGTGTCGGCGCCGGATACGCAGGGACGATATTACATGCTCCCGATGCTCGACATGTGGACGGATGTGATTGCCGTCCCAGGCAAGCGTACGTCCGGTACCAAGGCTGCCCATTTTGCGGTCACGGGGCCGGGATGGAGTGGGGAGCTGCCGCCCGGTGTGACCCGCATCCCGTCACCCACACGCTATGTCTGGGTGATCGGCCGGACGCAAACCAACGGGCCCAACGACTATGAAAATGTGCATAAGGTTCAAGAGGGGTACAAGGCGACGCCTCTCTCTGAGTGGGGCACGTCACCGCAGGGGGTTAAGGCACACGTCGATCCACAGGTCGATATGAAGACGCCGCCATTGATCCAAGTCAAGAAGATGTCGGCCAAGCGGTACTTCACCTATGCCGCGGAGCTCCTGAAGCAGCATCCGCCGCACGCAACCGATGGGTCGATTCGATTGCGATTGCAGCGTATCGGGTTGGAGCCGGGGAGAGATTTCGATTTCGATCGCCTGACACCGGACATTCAAGAAGCCTTGGCGCATGGAATCCAGCACGCCTTGCATCTGATGCAGACGGAGGCGAACCATCCACGTAAGACCAGCAACGGATGGAACATCCAGACTACGGTCATGGGCGTGTACGGCAATGAATATCTTCAACGGGCCGTCGTCGCCATGGTCGGTCTCGGCGCCAATCCGGCGGAAGAGGCCGTGTATCCTATGAACGTCCATGATGCGGACGGTAAGCCCATGGTGGGAGGGCAGCGGTATGTCCTGCATTTCGCCAACGACCAGCTTCCGCCCGTCGATGCGTTCTGGTCGCTGACCATGTATGACGCCGATGGGTTTCCCGTGCCGAATCCGATCGAGCGATATGCGATCGGCGATCGCGATCCTCTCCAATTTAACCCAGATGGATCACTCGATATCCACATCCAGCCAGGATCTCCGGGCAAGGGCAAGGAGGCGAACTGGTTGCCGTCGGCCAAGTCAGGGAAGTTGGGGTTGACGATGCGTCTCTACATGCCCGGCTCGAAGATTTTGACCGGTCATTGGCTGCCGCCGGTGGTGAAACGGGTTGAGTAG
- a CDS encoding glucosidase gives MAETAERQRLLQDGRNWKRWGPYLSERQWGTVREDYSSSGDAWDYFTHDQSRSRAYRWGEDGLAGISDDKQRLCFAIALWNGSDPILKERVFGLTNSEGNHGEDVKEYYFYLDSTPTHSYMKYLYKYPQAAYPYDDLVSTNRRRSREEFEYELIDTGIFDADRYFDVLVEYAKASPDDILIQISLSNRGDSPTTLHVLPTLWFRNTWSWSKGAVKPSLEQVAGSDSMAIVAAHHPELGTRYLACEGPVPVLFTENETNHERLFNSPNASPYVKDGINDCVVNGLHQAVNPYRTGTKAAAHYQLQIEGGATKVIRLRLSDAQPAEASSGRSATVLGKDFEETMRKRLKEADAFYTAITPPSLSKEEASVLRQAMAGMLWTKQFYYFDLDKWLAEHGADPLIPTKAQHLRNRHWYHMVNEDVISMPDKWEYPWYAAWDLAFHCIALTTVDVDFAKQQLDLMLRDLYLHPNGQMPAYEWNFGDVNPPVHAWATWFVYQAEKQARGRGDLDFLRIAFNKLVLNFTWWVNRKDPGGRNVFEGGFLGLDNIGVFDRSASLPTGGHLEQADGTAWMALFSQNMLDIALELATHDPTYEEMALKFVQHFLWIAGAMDRIGEQHDEMWDEEDGFFYDLLRLPDGQATRLKVRSMVGLLPLCASTVFDKDVAERLPGLLERTRRFLRQHPELIANIAPPAKLGVKDRRLLSVLDERKLRRVLSRMLDENEFLSPYGIRSLSRAHLAHPYVFHVHGEEYRVDYLPAESNTGMFGGNSNWRGPIWMPVNALIIRALLNLYTYYGNEFTVECPTGSGTQMNLFEVSQDISKRLAAIFLPDREGRRPVHGGCGKFQSDPHWRDHLLFYEYFHGDNGAGLGASHQTGWTGIVAKLLQIFGALTAQDTLEAGRTAAGGRAAKAIAGKGKRRT, from the coding sequence ATGGCGGAAACAGCCGAACGACAACGATTACTACAAGACGGTCGGAACTGGAAGCGGTGGGGCCCGTACTTGAGCGAGCGCCAGTGGGGTACGGTACGCGAAGATTACAGTTCATCGGGCGATGCCTGGGATTACTTTACACATGACCAATCCCGGTCGCGTGCCTATCGATGGGGCGAGGATGGGCTCGCCGGTATCTCGGACGACAAGCAGCGGCTCTGTTTCGCGATCGCCCTCTGGAACGGCTCCGACCCCATTTTGAAGGAGCGTGTCTTCGGCCTCACCAACAGCGAGGGCAACCACGGCGAAGACGTGAAAGAGTATTACTTTTACCTCGACAGCACGCCGACCCACTCCTACATGAAATATCTCTACAAATACCCACAGGCCGCGTATCCGTATGACGACCTCGTCTCGACGAATCGCCGGCGCAGTCGCGAGGAATTCGAGTATGAATTGATCGATACCGGGATCTTCGACGCGGATCGCTATTTCGACGTGCTGGTCGAGTACGCCAAAGCATCGCCGGACGACATCCTGATCCAAATCAGCCTCTCGAATCGCGGCGACAGCCCGACAACCCTGCACGTCCTCCCCACCCTATGGTTTCGCAATACGTGGTCCTGGTCAAAGGGGGCCGTCAAACCCAGTCTCGAGCAAGTGGCAGGCTCTGACTCCATGGCGATCGTCGCGGCCCATCACCCCGAATTGGGCACGCGCTATTTGGCCTGCGAGGGACCCGTCCCCGTCTTGTTCACGGAAAATGAGACCAACCACGAGCGGCTCTTCAACAGCCCGAATGCAAGCCCATACGTCAAGGATGGGATCAATGACTGTGTCGTCAACGGCCTGCACCAGGCCGTCAACCCCTATCGAACGGGGACGAAGGCGGCCGCGCATTACCAACTTCAGATCGAGGGAGGAGCGACGAAGGTCATCCGGCTTCGCCTCTCTGACGCACAACCGGCCGAGGCCTCTTCGGGCCGGTCCGCTACGGTGCTCGGCAAAGACTTCGAGGAGACGATGCGGAAGCGTCTCAAGGAAGCCGACGCCTTCTATACAGCGATCACGCCGCCCTCCCTCAGCAAAGAGGAAGCGTCGGTTCTGAGACAGGCCATGGCCGGGATGCTCTGGACCAAGCAGTTTTACTACTTCGACCTCGATAAATGGCTCGCGGAGCATGGCGCCGATCCGTTGATCCCCACCAAAGCCCAGCATCTCCGGAACCGGCATTGGTACCACATGGTCAACGAAGACGTCATTTCCATGCCGGATAAGTGGGAGTACCCGTGGTACGCGGCGTGGGACCTGGCGTTTCACTGCATCGCGCTCACCACCGTCGACGTGGACTTCGCCAAGCAACAGCTCGACCTGATGCTGCGCGATCTGTACCTCCACCCCAATGGGCAAATGCCCGCGTACGAATGGAACTTCGGCGACGTCAATCCGCCCGTGCACGCCTGGGCGACCTGGTTCGTGTATCAGGCCGAGAAGCAAGCTCGCGGACGGGGCGATCTCGATTTCCTGAGAATCGCCTTCAACAAACTCGTCCTGAATTTCACCTGGTGGGTCAACAGAAAGGATCCGGGCGGCAGAAACGTCTTCGAGGGCGGATTCCTCGGATTGGACAATATCGGCGTGTTCGACCGAAGCGCCTCCCTGCCGACCGGCGGCCATCTCGAGCAGGCGGACGGCACGGCGTGGATGGCATTGTTCAGTCAGAATATGTTGGACATTGCCCTGGAATTGGCCACGCACGATCCGACCTACGAAGAGATGGCCCTGAAGTTCGTGCAGCATTTCCTCTGGATCGCCGGGGCCATGGATCGGATCGGCGAGCAGCACGATGAAATGTGGGACGAGGAGGACGGTTTCTTTTACGATCTGCTGCGTCTCCCGGACGGCCAGGCCACCAGGCTCAAGGTTCGGTCCATGGTCGGATTGCTTCCGCTCTGCGCCTCCACGGTATTCGACAAGGATGTAGCGGAACGGCTGCCCGGGCTCCTCGAACGCACGCGCCGATTTTTGAGGCAGCATCCGGAATTGATCGCCAACATCGCCCCGCCGGCAAAACTCGGAGTGAAGGACCGGCGGCTGTTGTCCGTTTTGGACGAGCGCAAACTTCGCCGGGTCCTGTCGAGGATGCTCGACGAGAACGAATTCCTGAGCCCCTACGGGATCCGCTCGCTGTCCCGCGCTCACTTGGCGCACCCGTACGTCTTCCATGTTCATGGGGAGGAGTATCGGGTGGATTATTTGCCGGCTGAATCCAACACGGGCATGTTCGGAGGCAATTCGAACTGGCGCGGGCCGATCTGGATGCCGGTCAACGCCTTGATCATTCGAGCCCTGCTGAATCTCTACACGTATTACGGCAACGAATTCACGGTCGAATGCCCGACCGGTTCCGGCACACAGATGAACCTGTTCGAGGTAAGCCAGGACATCTCGAAACGCCTCGCCGCGATCTTTCTTCCCGATCGGGAGGGCCGGCGGCCGGTGCACGGCGGCTGCGGCAAGTTCCAGTCCGACCCGCACTGGCGCGACCATCTCCTCTTCTATGAATACTTCCACGGGGACAATGGAGCCGGATTGGGCGCCAGTCATCAGACGGGGTGGACGGGCATTGTGGCCAAGCTCCTGCAAATTTTCGGAGCCCTGACCGCACAGGATACCTTGGAGGCAGGAAGAACGGCGGCCGGCGGCCGCGCCGCCAAAGCCATTGCAGGTAAAGGGAAACGACGCACCTAG